The sequence GCTTTAAGGCGTGGATTAATGCTAAAACAAAGCAACAAAGGTAGACCCAGAAAATACAAAACATAAACACTACAATAGATATTGGAAGCAAAATTACACCAATACAGTTTAAGGTAAAATAAGCCGATTTAAACTGATATAAATTTAACAAATGCTAGAATAACTTAAACAAAGATATCTATTCTTAAGGCTACCTATGAATACCACTTTTGAAGATTTGTTACGCCAGTTTAGAGAGCTTGGCAAGACCAGAAAATCAGAGCGAGATAAAGGCGCTAGTTTTGAAGTGTTTTGTGTTAAGTTGTTGAGGGCTTGGGATAGATTTAATAACTTTGAGAGAGTGGATTTATGGAGTGATTGGGGCTTTAAAGAAAGTGATTGTGGTATTGATATAGTAGCTAAAACAAATAGTGGTAAATATATAGCCGTGCAATGCAAATGCTACGATGAAGAAACTAAGCTTGATTTAAACCGCATTTCAACCTTTATAGCCTCTGCTAATAGAAGCTTTGATACAGACAAAGACAAAGTATCATTTGCAGAGCTTATACTAATTGACACTGCCAAAGATTTAACAGACACAGCACAAAATGCCTTAAGTAACCAAGAAAAACCTACAATTAGAATTGACTATATCCAAATAGCAGAAGCTAATATTGACTGGGGTAGGTTTGAAAGAGAACAAGAGATTTCTTTTTCTCCAAAAAAGCAATTAAGGCAACACCAAATAGAAGCCATAGAAGCCATTACAAAGCAGTTTAAAATAGCAGACAGAACAAAGTTGGTTATGGCTTGTGGGACAGGTAAAACTCTAGCCTCAATCAGACTATTTGATAAGATGCTAAAAAAAGGCGAAGCCGCTGTGTTCTTTGCTCCCAGTATTGCTCTTGTAGCTCAGACTTTAAAAGAGAGTTTCGAGCAAAGCGAACTCAAATTCAGAGGCTTTGTGGTTTGTAGCGATGCTAAGGTTGGTTCAAACGATAATGAGGACATTAAAGCTTACGAGCTACCCATAGCTCCTACTACCAACCCAATTAGACTAAAAGAGTTTATCCGAACGGACTTAGACAAAAACGAGCGAGTAATTATCTTTAGCACCTATCAAAGCATAGATGTAGTTATAGAAGCCCAAAGGCTACTTAATAAGGACTTTAGCCTTATAGTCTGCGATGAAGCGCACAGAACAGCTGGATTTAAAATCACTCCAAAAGATGAAGCGCAAGCTAAGCTAGAGAGCGTATTCCAAAAAGTCCATAGCAACGATAATATAAAAGCAAATAAACGCTTGTATATGAGTGCTACTCCAAAGATATTTAGCGATAATGCAAAGAGCAAGGCTAAAAAAGATGTTGAAGTAGAGCTTTACTCAATGGATGATGAAAGCATATTTGGTAGCACAGCCTATCAGCTTGACTTTGCTAAGGCTTTAGCTCTTGGTCTGCTTACTGAATACAAGGTCTTAATTACCATAATTAACCAAGATGAAGTAGTCGCTGTTACAAACCAACTCTCAAAGGCTAAAAAAGAGGGTTATGTAAATTTGCACATTAATGGCAAAGAAGTGCCCATAGATGTGGAGCTAATCGGTAAAGTCATAGCCACATATAAAAGCATAATGAAAAACGATGTCTATACTATCGACTCACAAGGTAACAAAGAACAACTAAGCGAAGACACGACTAAGATTATGCGAAGAGCCATTGCCTTTAACAATAGCATAAAGGCTTCACAAACAAGGCAGAGCGTATTTAAACCAGCTATAGATTTATACAATGACCTAGTCAAAAACGAAACCCAGTCCATAGATGTAGACCACATTGACGGCACTATGAACCAAACTATTAAAAACCAAAAACTAGCTTGGCTAAAAGACAAAGACCAGCAAATTAGAATTCTAAGCAATGCTAGATGCTTAACAGAAGGCGTTGATGTCCCAGCTCTTGATGCGGTTGTGTTTTTCGATGCAAGAGATAGTATGGTAGATATAGTCCAAGCAGTTGGACGCGTAATGAGAAAGGCAGAGGGCAAGGATTATGGCTATATCATACTTCCTATTATGCTAGAGAACAAAAAAGAAGCAGAGTATGACAAAATCCTAGATAGTGATAAATTTAAGCTAGTTTGGAAAGTATTAAAGGCTATTAGAAGCCACGACAGTTCACTTGTGAGCGAAGTTGAATTTGTTAAGAAAATCAAACTAAATGTAGTTACAGATATCATCACTTCAGAGCGAAGCCAAACACACAACAGCACAGATGGCATAGAAGCAGATATGCTAGACCAAAAAGCAGACCCAAATAAGCCAAAAGAATACACCCAAGAGGATTTATTTACAGCCATATACCTAGAAGACCTAGCCAAATCAATGTATGCCATTATCCCAAATAAGCTAGGCGATAGAGAATACTGGAAAAGCTTTGCTAAAAATGTCGCAAAAATAGTCCCAGCATTAGAGAACAGAATAAAAGAGCTGCTTAAAAGCGAAGCGAGTATCCAAAAAGAATTTGCCAAATTCTTACAAGCCTTGCGAACAAATATAAACGCTAGTATTAAAGAGCAAGATGCAACCGCAATGTTAGTCCAGCACATCATAACCAGACCGATATTTGAAGCCATATTTCCAGATGGTGAGTTTAAAATCAAAAACGCAGTATCCAAATCAATGGAAAAAGTCTATGAAAAACTCCAAAAATGTGCATTATCAGATGAAACCACTTCCTTATCATCGCTATACAAAAGCATAGGCGAAAACGCAGAATATGCAAAGAGCGACAAAGAAAAACAAGAGATTATCAAAAACCTTTATGACAACTTCTTCAATTCAGCCTTTAAAAAAGAGAGCGAAAAACTAGGCATAGTCTATACCCCAATAGAAGTTGTTGATTTTATTATCCACTCTGTTAATCACGCTCTTAAAAAATACTTTGGTAAAGAGCTAAAAGATAAAAATGTAAATATCCTAGATGGCTTTACTGGCACAGGCACCTTTATCGTTCGGCTTATTCAGTCTGGCTTATTAAATGGCAACTTAGAATATAAATACAAGAATGAATTACACGCAAACGAAATCACGCTTTTAGCTTACTATATAGCAAATCTAAACATAGCAGCAGCCTATCATCACCAGCTAGGACAAGCAAATAGCGAAAGCTATCTTATGCCTCCAAAGCTTCTTTTAACAGATACATTTCAACTATCAGAAACTAAAGACACATTTATAGAATATGAGTATTTTAAAGAGAACAAAGAAGGCATCCAAGCACAAAGGGATACAGATATAGACATTATCATAGGCAATCCGCCGTATTCAGCAGGGCAAAACTCAGCAAATGATAACAATAAAAATATAGAATATCCATTGTTGTTTAGGCGTATTAAGAAAACATACGCACAAGTCGGTAAAGCAGTAAATCAAAAGTCGCTTTACGATACCTATAAACTAGCCATACGCTGGGCTAGTGATAGAATAAAAACAGGCATCATAGGCTATGTAACAAATGGTAGCTTTATAGATGGCAATAGCGATGATGGATTGAGAGCTTGTTTGGAAAAAGAGTTTAGCCACATTTATGTTTTGAATTTGCGTGGCAACCAAAGAACGCAAGGCGAAGAGAGCAGACAAGAGGGTGGCAAAATTTTTGGAGGTGGTTCAAGAACTCCAGTGGCTATAACACTCTTAATTAGAGATGATAAACATAAGCAAGGCGATAAAGCAAAAATCTACTACTACGACATAGGCGACTATCTAAGCAGAGAACAAAAGCTAGGATATTTGTATCAGTGGAAAGATATATCAAGAGTTAATTTTACCAAGCTAGAACCAAACAGATTTAACGACTGGATAAATCCAAGAGATGAGAGCTTTGAGAGGTATGTAGAAATAGCAAACAAAGATACCAAATTCAAGGATGGATTAGATATTTTTAAAGTATTTTCAATGGGTGTGGTAACAGCGAGAGATGTTTGGGCTTATAATTTTTCTAAAGATAATTTACTTAAAAACATACAATCTTGTATAACTTTTTATAACATTGAAAGAGCAAGGTATGCTAAAGACAAAACATATAATATAGATATGAACCCTAAAAAAATATCGTGGAGCAGAAAGGCTTTAAACTACTGCAAGAAAGATAAAAAAGTTGAATTTGATGCTAATAAGGCAAGACTTTGTTTGTATAGACCATATAGTAAAGCTTGGCTTTACTATGACACTGCATTTAACGAAATGCAGTATCAGCTGGATAATATATATCCAGCTGATACTAGCGTCCGCGATGCGTCCGCCGATTCTGCTTCGCAGATTTTAGGTAATTTAAGCATTTCTTTAAACGATAAAGGTGGCGGAGAGTTTGGTGCTTTAATCGCAAATCAAATTAGCGATTTGCATTTATTTCCTCAAACACAAATCTTCCCACTCTACTACTACGAAAAAGCAGACCCAAATTCAATACTAGACAATGGCAATACAGACACCTACGAAAGAAAAGATGCTATCCGTGATTGGGCGTTAGCAGAATTTCAAAAAGCATACAAGGATGACAAGATAACAAAAGAGGACATATTCTATTACATTTACGGGCTTTTTCACAGCAAAGAATATGTAAATAAATTTAAAAACAATCTATCCAAAATGCTCCCACGAATTCCGTTTTGTAAAGACTTTTGGGGCTTTTCTAAAGCTGGTAGAGAGTTAGCTAGCTTACACCTTAATTATGAAACAATAGAGATAAAACAAAGCACAGCAAAATACAACACAACAGTATCTAAAACAGAGCAGACTGCACTATTTGATGAGCCTGAATACTTGGCAGAGAGCGATTACAAAGTAAGCAAAATGAAGTTCGCAAAAAACGTGAAAATAGCCCACAAACCAAGCACCATAATCTACAACACAAAGATAAACATAACCAACATACCAGCTAAAGCCTATGATTATGTAGTCAATGGCAAACCAGCCCTGTCTTGGATAATGGAACGCTACCAAGTCAAAACAGATGATGCTAGCGGCATCACAAACG comes from Helicobacter acinonychis and encodes:
- a CDS encoding type ISP restriction/modification enzyme, which gives rise to MNTTFEDLLRQFRELGKTRKSERDKGASFEVFCVKLLRAWDRFNNFERVDLWSDWGFKESDCGIDIVAKTNSGKYIAVQCKCYDEETKLDLNRISTFIASANRSFDTDKDKVSFAELILIDTAKDLTDTAQNALSNQEKPTIRIDYIQIAEANIDWGRFEREQEISFSPKKQLRQHQIEAIEAITKQFKIADRTKLVMACGTGKTLASIRLFDKMLKKGEAAVFFAPSIALVAQTLKESFEQSELKFRGFVVCSDAKVGSNDNEDIKAYELPIAPTTNPIRLKEFIRTDLDKNERVIIFSTYQSIDVVIEAQRLLNKDFSLIVCDEAHRTAGFKITPKDEAQAKLESVFQKVHSNDNIKANKRLYMSATPKIFSDNAKSKAKKDVEVELYSMDDESIFGSTAYQLDFAKALALGLLTEYKVLITIINQDEVVAVTNQLSKAKKEGYVNLHINGKEVPIDVELIGKVIATYKSIMKNDVYTIDSQGNKEQLSEDTTKIMRRAIAFNNSIKASQTRQSVFKPAIDLYNDLVKNETQSIDVDHIDGTMNQTIKNQKLAWLKDKDQQIRILSNARCLTEGVDVPALDAVVFFDARDSMVDIVQAVGRVMRKAEGKDYGYIILPIMLENKKEAEYDKILDSDKFKLVWKVLKAIRSHDSSLVSEVEFVKKIKLNVVTDIITSERSQTHNSTDGIEADMLDQKADPNKPKEYTQEDLFTAIYLEDLAKSMYAIIPNKLGDREYWKSFAKNVAKIVPALENRIKELLKSEASIQKEFAKFLQALRTNINASIKEQDATAMLVQHIITRPIFEAIFPDGEFKIKNAVSKSMEKVYEKLQKCALSDETTSLSSLYKSIGENAEYAKSDKEKQEIIKNLYDNFFNSAFKKESEKLGIVYTPIEVVDFIIHSVNHALKKYFGKELKDKNVNILDGFTGTGTFIVRLIQSGLLNGNLEYKYKNELHANEITLLAYYIANLNIAAAYHHQLGQANSESYLMPPKLLLTDTFQLSETKDTFIEYEYFKENKEGIQAQRDTDIDIIIGNPPYSAGQNSANDNNKNIEYPLLFRRIKKTYAQVGKAVNQKSLYDTYKLAIRWASDRIKTGIIGYVTNGSFIDGNSDDGLRACLEKEFSHIYVLNLRGNQRTQGEESRQEGGKIFGGGSRTPVAITLLIRDDKHKQGDKAKIYYYDIGDYLSREQKLGYLYQWKDISRVNFTKLEPNRFNDWINPRDESFERYVEIANKDTKFKDGLDIFKVFSMGVVTARDVWAYNFSKDNLLKNIQSCITFYNIERARYAKDKTYNIDMNPKKISWSRKALNYCKKDKKVEFDANKARLCLYRPYSKAWLYYDTAFNEMQYQLDNIYPADTSVRDASADSASQILGNLSISLNDKGGGEFGALIANQISDLHLFPQTQIFPLYYYEKADPNSILDNGNTDTYERKDAIRDWALAEFQKAYKDDKITKEDIFYYIYGLFHSKEYVNKFKNNLSKMLPRIPFCKDFWGFSKAGRELASLHLNYETIEIKQSTAKYNTTVSKTEQTALFDEPEYLAESDYKVSKMKFAKNVKIAHKPSTIIYNTKINITNIPAKAYDYVVNGKPALSWIMERYQVKTDDASGITNDPNLYSEDPRYILDLMLKVIEVSVRSVDLINNLPKLEIIEN